One Theropithecus gelada isolate Dixy chromosome 3, Tgel_1.0, whole genome shotgun sequence genomic window carries:
- the ABHD11 gene encoding protein ABHD11 isoform X1 produces the protein MLRCTRAWRLPLEGLGPHSPSFARVPVAPSSSGGRGEAEPRPLPLSYSLLDGEAALPAVIFLHGLFGCKTNFNSIAKAFAQQTGRRVLTVDARNHGNSPHSPDMSYEIMSQDLQDLLPQLGLVPCVVVGHSMGGRTAMLLALQRPELVERLIAVDISPVEGTGSSHFPAYVAAMRTVNIPDGLPRSRARKLADEQLSSVVQNLAVRQHLLTNLVEVDGRLAWRLNLDALAQHLDKLLTFPQRQESYLGPTLFLLGGNSQFVHPSHHPEIMRLFPRAQIQTVPNAGHWIHAERPQDFIDAIRGFLV, from the exons ATGCTCCGCTGTACCCGAGCCTGGAGGCTCCCCCTTGAGGGGCTCGGCCCGCACAGTCCTAGCTTCGCGAGGGTGCCTGTCGCACCCAGCAGCAGCGGCGGCCGAGGGGAGGCTGAGCCGAG GCCGCTTCCGCTTTCCTACAGCCTTCTGGACGGGGAGGCAGCCCTCCCGGCCGTCATTTTTCTGCACGGGCTCTTCGGCTGCAAAACTAACTTCAACTCCATCGCCAAGGCCTTCGCCCAGCAGACAGGACGTAGG GTGCTGACGGTGGATGCTCGTAACCACGGTAACAGCCCCCACAGCCCAGACATGAGCTACGAGATCATGAGCCAGGACCTGCAGGACCTCCTGCCCCAGCTGGGCCTGGTGCCCTGTGTCGTTGTTGGCCACAGCATGGGAGGGAGGACAGCCATGCTGCTGGCACTACAGAGG CCAGAGCTGGTGGAACGTCTGATTGCTGTAGATATCAGCCCAGTGGAAGGCACAGGTTCCTCCCACTTTCCTGCCTATGTGGCAGCCATGAGGACCGTCAACATCCCAGATGGGCTGCCCCGCTCCCGTGCCCGGAAACTGGCAGATGAACAGCTCAGTTCTGTCGTCCAG AACCTGGCCGTACGGCAGCACCTGCTCACCAACCTGGTAGAGGTAGACGGGCGTCTGGCGTGGAGGTTGAACTTGGATGCCCTGGCCCAGCACCTAGACAAGCTCTTGACTTTCCCACAGAGGCAGGAGTCCTACCTCGGACCAACACTCTTTCTCCTCGGTGGAAACTCCCAATTCGTGCA TCCCAGCCACCACCCTGAGATTATGCGGCTCTTCCCTCGGGCCCAGATACAGACGGTGCCGAACGCTGGCCACTGGATCCACGCTGAACGCCCACAGGACTTCATAGATGCCATCCGAGGCTTCCTGGTCTAA
- the ABHD11 gene encoding protein ABHD11 isoform X4, which yields MSYEIMSQDLQDLLPQLGLVPCVVVGHSMGGRTAMLLALQRPELVERLIAVDISPVEGTGSSHFPAYVAAMRTVNIPDGLPRSRARKLADEQLSSVVQNLAVRQHLLTNLVEVDGRLAWRLNLDALAQHLDKLLTFPQRQESYLGPTLFLLGGNSQFVHPSHHPEIMRLFPRAQIQTVPNAGHWIHAERPQDFIDAIRGFLV from the exons ATGAGCTACGAGATCATGAGCCAGGACCTGCAGGACCTCCTGCCCCAGCTGGGCCTGGTGCCCTGTGTCGTTGTTGGCCACAGCATGGGAGGGAGGACAGCCATGCTGCTGGCACTACAGAGG CCAGAGCTGGTGGAACGTCTGATTGCTGTAGATATCAGCCCAGTGGAAGGCACAGGTTCCTCCCACTTTCCTGCCTATGTGGCAGCCATGAGGACCGTCAACATCCCAGATGGGCTGCCCCGCTCCCGTGCCCGGAAACTGGCAGATGAACAGCTCAGTTCTGTCGTCCAG AACCTGGCCGTACGGCAGCACCTGCTCACCAACCTGGTAGAGGTAGACGGGCGTCTGGCGTGGAGGTTGAACTTGGATGCCCTGGCCCAGCACCTAGACAAGCTCTTGACTTTCCCACAGAGGCAGGAGTCCTACCTCGGACCAACACTCTTTCTCCTCGGTGGAAACTCCCAATTCGTGCA TCCCAGCCACCACCCTGAGATTATGCGGCTCTTCCCTCGGGCCCAGATACAGACGGTGCCGAACGCTGGCCACTGGATCCACGCTGAACGCCCACAGGACTTCATAGATGCCATCCGAGGCTTCCTGGTCTAA
- the ABHD11 gene encoding protein ABHD11 isoform X3 — translation MLRCTRAWRLPLEGLGPHSPSFARVPVAPSSSGGRGEAEPRPLPLSYSLLDGEAALPAVIFLHGLFGCKTNFNSIAKAFAQQTGRRVLTVDARNHGNSPHSPDMSYEIMSQDLQDLLPQLGLVPCVVVGHSMGGRTAMLLALQRNLAVRQHLLTNLVEVDGRLAWRLNLDALAQHLDKLLTFPQRQESYLGPTLFLLGGNSQFVHPSHHPEIMRLFPRAQIQTVPNAGHWIHAERPQDFIDAIRGFLV, via the exons ATGCTCCGCTGTACCCGAGCCTGGAGGCTCCCCCTTGAGGGGCTCGGCCCGCACAGTCCTAGCTTCGCGAGGGTGCCTGTCGCACCCAGCAGCAGCGGCGGCCGAGGGGAGGCTGAGCCGAG GCCGCTTCCGCTTTCCTACAGCCTTCTGGACGGGGAGGCAGCCCTCCCGGCCGTCATTTTTCTGCACGGGCTCTTCGGCTGCAAAACTAACTTCAACTCCATCGCCAAGGCCTTCGCCCAGCAGACAGGACGTAGG GTGCTGACGGTGGATGCTCGTAACCACGGTAACAGCCCCCACAGCCCAGACATGAGCTACGAGATCATGAGCCAGGACCTGCAGGACCTCCTGCCCCAGCTGGGCCTGGTGCCCTGTGTCGTTGTTGGCCACAGCATGGGAGGGAGGACAGCCATGCTGCTGGCACTACAGAGG AACCTGGCCGTACGGCAGCACCTGCTCACCAACCTGGTAGAGGTAGACGGGCGTCTGGCGTGGAGGTTGAACTTGGATGCCCTGGCCCAGCACCTAGACAAGCTCTTGACTTTCCCACAGAGGCAGGAGTCCTACCTCGGACCAACACTCTTTCTCCTCGGTGGAAACTCCCAATTCGTGCA TCCCAGCCACCACCCTGAGATTATGCGGCTCTTCCCTCGGGCCCAGATACAGACGGTGCCGAACGCTGGCCACTGGATCCACGCTGAACGCCCACAGGACTTCATAGATGCCATCCGAGGCTTCCTGGTCTAA
- the ABHD11 gene encoding protein ABHD11 isoform X2 has protein sequence MLRCTRAWRLPLEGLGPHSPSFARVPVAPSSSGGRGEAEPSLLDGEAALPAVIFLHGLFGCKTNFNSIAKAFAQQTGRRVLTVDARNHGNSPHSPDMSYEIMSQDLQDLLPQLGLVPCVVVGHSMGGRTAMLLALQRPELVERLIAVDISPVEGTGSSHFPAYVAAMRTVNIPDGLPRSRARKLADEQLSSVVQNLAVRQHLLTNLVEVDGRLAWRLNLDALAQHLDKLLTFPQRQESYLGPTLFLLGGNSQFVHPSHHPEIMRLFPRAQIQTVPNAGHWIHAERPQDFIDAIRGFLV, from the exons ATGCTCCGCTGTACCCGAGCCTGGAGGCTCCCCCTTGAGGGGCTCGGCCCGCACAGTCCTAGCTTCGCGAGGGTGCCTGTCGCACCCAGCAGCAGCGGCGGCCGAGGGGAGGCTGAGCCGAG CCTTCTGGACGGGGAGGCAGCCCTCCCGGCCGTCATTTTTCTGCACGGGCTCTTCGGCTGCAAAACTAACTTCAACTCCATCGCCAAGGCCTTCGCCCAGCAGACAGGACGTAGG GTGCTGACGGTGGATGCTCGTAACCACGGTAACAGCCCCCACAGCCCAGACATGAGCTACGAGATCATGAGCCAGGACCTGCAGGACCTCCTGCCCCAGCTGGGCCTGGTGCCCTGTGTCGTTGTTGGCCACAGCATGGGAGGGAGGACAGCCATGCTGCTGGCACTACAGAGG CCAGAGCTGGTGGAACGTCTGATTGCTGTAGATATCAGCCCAGTGGAAGGCACAGGTTCCTCCCACTTTCCTGCCTATGTGGCAGCCATGAGGACCGTCAACATCCCAGATGGGCTGCCCCGCTCCCGTGCCCGGAAACTGGCAGATGAACAGCTCAGTTCTGTCGTCCAG AACCTGGCCGTACGGCAGCACCTGCTCACCAACCTGGTAGAGGTAGACGGGCGTCTGGCGTGGAGGTTGAACTTGGATGCCCTGGCCCAGCACCTAGACAAGCTCTTGACTTTCCCACAGAGGCAGGAGTCCTACCTCGGACCAACACTCTTTCTCCTCGGTGGAAACTCCCAATTCGTGCA TCCCAGCCACCACCCTGAGATTATGCGGCTCTTCCCTCGGGCCCAGATACAGACGGTGCCGAACGCTGGCCACTGGATCCACGCTGAACGCCCACAGGACTTCATAGATGCCATCCGAGGCTTCCTGGTCTAA